The following coding sequences are from one bacterium window:
- a CDS encoding F0F1 ATP synthase subunit alpha: MEIKAQEISRILQEQISGFENRPDVAEVGSIISVGDGIARIHGLEHVAAGELLVFPGNLMGIALNLEEDNVGAVLMGETSSIKEGDIVKRTGKIAEVPVGEALVGRVVDALGNAIDGKGPIATNTYSRIEVKAPGIVKRKSVHEPLQTGLKAIDSMVPIGRGQRELIIGDRQTGKTAVALDTIINQKGTGVICIYVAIGQKRSSVAQVVEKLREHGAMDHTIVVTASASEPAPMSFIAPYAGCAMGEYFRDNGKHAVIIYDDLSKHAVAYRSISLLLRRPPGREAYPGDVFYLHSRLLERAAKLNDSLGGGSLTALPVIETQAGDVSAYIPTNVISITDGQIYLEADLFYSGVRPAINVGLSVSRVGGSAQVKAMKKVAGTLRLDLAQYREKQAFAQFGSDLDAATKAQLERGQRLVELLKQPQFKPMPTEFQIISIFAATKGYLDALKLDQIGEYEAGLHEFVAGNAKDVLDALRQSGKMSDAEEAKLEKTIAQYTKSFIESRSDGATKSASGAAGKKGSEQHATA, encoded by the coding sequence ATGGAAATTAAGGCACAAGAAATTAGTCGAATTCTCCAAGAACAAATCAGCGGCTTTGAAAACCGCCCTGATGTGGCCGAAGTTGGGTCCATTATCTCTGTCGGTGACGGTATTGCTCGTATTCATGGACTTGAGCACGTCGCCGCAGGTGAACTCCTAGTGTTCCCAGGTAACCTAATGGGAATTGCGCTTAACCTCGAAGAGGATAACGTCGGAGCAGTGTTAATGGGCGAGACTTCTTCAATTAAAGAAGGCGACATCGTCAAACGTACCGGTAAGATTGCAGAAGTCCCAGTGGGTGAGGCGCTTGTTGGTCGCGTGGTTGATGCGCTTGGAAATGCAATTGATGGCAAAGGCCCAATCGCAACCAATACCTATTCGCGTATCGAAGTTAAAGCGCCTGGAATTGTTAAACGTAAGTCAGTTCATGAACCGCTGCAAACGGGCTTGAAGGCGATTGACTCAATGGTCCCAATTGGACGTGGCCAGCGTGAGCTCATCATCGGAGACCGTCAAACTGGTAAAACTGCAGTTGCGTTGGATACGATCATTAACCAGAAGGGCACTGGTGTGATTTGTATTTATGTTGCGATTGGTCAAAAGCGCTCAAGCGTTGCGCAGGTGGTGGAAAAACTTCGCGAACATGGCGCAATGGACCATACGATCGTTGTGACTGCTTCTGCCAGTGAACCTGCTCCAATGTCATTCATCGCCCCTTATGCAGGATGCGCCATGGGGGAGTATTTCCGTGACAACGGTAAGCATGCAGTAATTATCTATGATGACTTGTCGAAGCATGCGGTAGCGTATCGTTCAATCTCGCTATTGCTACGACGCCCACCGGGACGTGAAGCTTACCCTGGAGACGTGTTCTATTTGCACTCACGCTTGCTTGAGCGCGCAGCTAAGTTAAATGATTCTCTTGGAGGCGGTTCACTGACAGCGCTTCCGGTGATTGAAACACAAGCTGGTGACGTGTCTGCTTACATTCCGACAAACGTGATTTCAATTACGGACGGTCAGATTTATCTTGAAGCAGATTTATTTTACTCAGGTGTTAGACCTGCAATTAACGTAGGTCTTTCGGTATCTCGCGTGGGTGGTTCTGCCCAGGTTAAGGCGATGAAGAAGGTTGCTGGAACGCTACGCCTCGATCTCGCTCAATACCGCGAGAAGCAAGCGTTTGCTCAGTTCGGCTCGGACCTCGATGCCGCTACAAAAGCTCAGCTTGAGCGTGGTCAAAGACTTGTAGAGCTACTTAAGCAACCACAGTTCAAGCCTATGCCGACAGAGTTCCAAATTATCTCCATCTTTGCAGCAACTAAGGGCTACTTGGATGCACTGAAGCTTGACCAAATCGGAGAATATGAAGCAGGACTGCACGAGTTTGTTGCGGGTAATGCTAAGGATGTGCTTGATGCCCTTCGACAGAGCGGCAAAATGTCTGATGCAGAAGAAGCCAAACTCGAAAAAACAATTGCTCAGTATACGAAGAGTTTTATCGAATCGCGTAGTGACGGGGCTACAAAGTCAGCAAGCGGAGCAGCTGGGAAGAAAGGTAGCGAGCAACACGCAACGGCCTAA
- the atpH gene encoding ATP synthase F1 subunit delta, which produces MAKRVQKLSLRYARALLRAVERSLGKLPTPDTGAVSPAEHLAAELKAFATSWDANESLREALLSPLFPKVQRARALEKILESVKINTLLAQGIKLLFEKDRLSLLSEVAQGYTEMAEKAAGVIQIEITTARNIETDERTHTEASLRKLISARSQFKWTTDVALIGGMKIEYSGKVIDASLNGGIGRVERELFA; this is translated from the coding sequence ATGGCTAAACGTGTTCAAAAATTATCACTCCGCTACGCCAGGGCACTGCTGCGCGCAGTTGAACGTAGTTTGGGAAAATTACCAACCCCAGACACTGGCGCTGTAAGCCCTGCAGAACATCTGGCTGCTGAATTAAAAGCATTTGCCACCAGTTGGGATGCAAATGAAAGTCTCCGAGAGGCCTTACTTAGCCCACTTTTCCCTAAAGTACAGCGCGCTCGCGCCCTAGAGAAAATCTTAGAAAGCGTTAAAATCAATACCCTGCTGGCCCAAGGCATTAAGCTTTTATTTGAAAAAGATCGACTAAGCTTACTCTCTGAAGTTGCCCAGGGATATACCGAGATGGCGGAAAAAGCAGCTGGAGTAATTCAAATTGAAATTACAACTGCTCGTAATATTGAGACCGATGAGCGTACGCATACCGAGGCAAGCTTGCGTAAGCTGATTAGTGCGCGGTCGCAGTTTAAATGGACTACTGACGTCGCTTTAATTGGCGGAATGAAAATTGAATACTCAGGTAAAGTAATCGATGCCAGCTTAAATGGTGGAATTGGTCGCGTCGAGAGAGAGCTTTTTGCATAA
- a CDS encoding ATP synthase F0 subunit B, giving the protein MSQTASLASLTLPAINAVIYGGLLTFLYRKYGKNILASRSNKVRGTIESAAQELHAAQERYEHQADLLNNFDAERKRIEAILEEEGKRIAERILEDAQVDAERIAAETKRQISREYALTERSLKQEAARMATALLRSRLKTEFSAEDDKQLRARVIESLAAELEIGAKA; this is encoded by the coding sequence TTACCTTGCCAGCGATTAACGCCGTTATTTATGGCGGGCTACTGACTTTTCTTTATCGAAAATACGGTAAAAATATTCTTGCTTCGCGCAGTAACAAGGTGCGCGGAACAATTGAAAGCGCTGCCCAGGAATTGCATGCAGCACAAGAACGCTACGAGCATCAAGCGGACTTATTAAATAATTTTGATGCTGAGCGTAAGCGCATTGAGGCAATACTTGAGGAAGAGGGGAAACGTATCGCCGAGCGCATACTTGAAGATGCTCAGGTTGACGCCGAGCGTATTGCTGCGGAAACTAAACGACAAATTTCCCGCGAATATGCACTTACCGAGAGGTCACTTAAGCAAGAGGCCGCACGAATGGCTACGGCACTTTTACGCAGTCGCTTGAAGACTGAGTTTTCCGCTGAAGATGACAAGCAGCTACGAGCCCGGGTGATTGAGTCTCTGGCAGCTGAACTAGAAATTGGAGCTAAAGCTTAG